From the genome of Sphingobacterium sp. UGAL515B_05:
GGAAGCCGTTTGTTTGTATAAGTTTTAGTGTGCTGGCAAGTACTGCCGCAATTTTTTCATTGGAATTCATCAATCGAACGTTCATTCGGTTGCAAAATTAGCGATTAATTTGGATCCAAAATGTCAGAATATTGTTATAAATCAATAAATATAAAACGATTTGAACCAATAATACAATAAGGAAAAAAAGGTGAAATTGTTTTCAACTTTTTATTTTTTTTGATGCATAGAGGGGAGGTACCATCAATGAGATCAAGGTTGTAGCATGAGTTTCGCTTGTAAATTGGCCTGAAGATCTTGTATTAAAGGAGGTGAAGCGGTTGCAAATAGAAAAAAGCGGTGGTTTTATAAAACCACCGCTTTTTTCTATTTGCAATTTTTTAAACTTTTCTCCACTTCTTCCAAAGGATAAAGATTCTTTCCTTTGTTGATCTTGGTGTTGATATATGTTAATACATAAGCGATATCAATTGCAGAAAGATTTGAAGCGGGCATGGTATTATTAAACTTTTTGCCTGCTACTTCAAGTTCTCCGGAAGTTCCGTGCTTGATGATACAAGCAAGCTCCTGACGGTGCGTTTGCAGAAAGGTGGTATCGGTTAGGGGAGGATAGAGATTTCCCAATCCTTCGCCTTTCTCTCCATGACAATTTTGACAATGTGTCCGGTATACCTTTTGACCATTAACCGCATATTGTGCCGTTTTGATATCAACTTCCTGCTGACAGCCAATTAAGATCGATAAAATAACCCCGATCGTTATACCTGTTGTTAAGAGAATGCGCATGTTATTTTTTAGCTCCACTCAAGAGTAAAGGTAAATCGTTCATCAATTTTTTTACCTGCTCATCGTTTGTGCCGTCGTAGGCACCCCGAATTCTTTTATCCTTATCTATTAAGACAAGGTATCCTTGATGATCGTAACCTCCGGGTGCATTTTTATCTTCAGCGGTATAAACCAGGTATTGATTGGCTAGACCATATATTTCGGCTTTAGTCCCCGAAACAAACTGCCAGTGATTATTGGTTACGCCCAATTTATTGGCATAATCTTTCAGTACATAGGGTTGATCGTATTTAAAGTCTATACTATGGGACAGGAAACGAACTTCTTCATTATCCTTGTATTGCTGGTATATCTTTAATAGGTTGCGATTCATCGTCGGACAGATACTTGGACAATGGGTAAAGAAGAAGTTGGCGATATATACTTTACCCTCAAAATCTTTATCTGAAATCATTGTACTATCCTGATTGAGCAGTTTAAAAGGCGGAATAGTATGATAGACTGTATCTACGATTTGTTTTCCATCAACTGTTTTTTCTACAGCTTCTCTTTCGCCATAGATGGGTAAGCTTGTCTGGCTATTGTTTTTACAGGAAAATAAACCGAGTATAAGGCCAGCTGCGCAGTAAAATTTAGTTATGGATCTCATGTGTTCAATAGTTTTGTTTGTTAAAGCTTGATTCCATCTTTACACGAACAATTTAATGTTAATCTAAAGCTGGGCGGACTGCGTTATTTGAATTTTTGGATTTAAAAATTCTTTAATTTGTCTTGGCTTTCTTTAGAAACACTATCAAATATCTTTTTCATATCACTTACTTTTTGAAGCTCTGTTTCAAAATATTTAACATCTGTTGAATCCGGGTTATATCCTTTCATCCAGTCCATCATATGGTCTGTAGCGCTTTCTAAATTAGCTTTCAATGTGCTTAGCTCTTTTCTTGTTAAATTGGTGTCTAAATCAGACTTAGTTGTTTTTAGGTTTTTTAAATTTGCCAAAATAGAATCTATCTTAACAGCATCGCGGTCGAAATGAGCGATTTGAGGCATAATTTCATCATGTATCTTAATAGTTGAATCTTGCAGGGCTTTTACACCTGTTGCACCATTTCCCTGAGTTCCACATGCTGCTATTGCCAAGGATGCGATAGCTACAAACGCGATTTTATTCATGTTTTTTTGTTTTTTGGTAATTGGACAAATATATTAATTTCTTATGGCTCAATATTTCGATTTCTGGAAGGGAATGTAAAATTCAAGTCACGAATATAGGTTTCACAACGTACCGTGGCACAGAGATCGCCAGACTTATCTTTAATTTCCAGCGTAAAATCCTTTACTACTTTGCCTTTTGTGCGGATAATATGGGCACATTCTTCAAGGATTTCCTCGGAGAGTTGCACAGAATATTCCACGCTGGTTTTGCCGGGTTTCTTAAAGGTGATCTGTGATGATTTTAACCAGGCCACCGTTTTCTTAAAACCAATCTTTTGAAGATACTGATCAATGAGGATGGGGAATATTGGATCTGCCGCAGAAAAGATCGTTCCGCCAAATAATGTTTTGTTGGTATTTATATTGAATGGTGTCTTATAAATTTTTACTTTGGCGCCTTGGAAGCCGGGGCTAATTTTTTTTACCCAGATTCCCTGAAATAGAAATGGTGGGTAAATACGTAATAGCCATGTTAAGGCAAGTGGACTATATCTCATGATGCAAAAATAAAACAATGTGTCGGATTATTTTTCGAAATCTTGGTTTTATAGCTTCACTATGGTATTTTTACAGATCAAAAAACCTAAAATGTCAACAATAAAAGAAAAACAATCCAGCAGAAAAGTATGGTTACTGGTTATGATTGCGTCACTGGGCTATTTCGTCGATATCTACGATTTGATTATTTTCTCCATAGTTCGTATTCAGTCCTTCACTGATATTGGCGTCCCTGCGGAAGAAATGCGGGTAAAAGGTGAATTTGTGCTCAATATGCAAATGGGCGGCTTACTGTTAGGTGGAATTCTTTGGGGGATTATAGGGGATAAATTTGGACGTTTAAAAGTCCTTTTTGGATCGATTCTTTTATACTCTGTAGCGAATATTGCAAATGGTTTTGTACATGATGTGCTTATGTATGGTATTATTCGTTTTATAGCGGGCGTTGGTTTGGCCGGAGAACTGGGGGCGGGAATTACATTGGTTTCTGAAAGTATGCATAAATCAAAACGCGGTTATGGGACCATGTTGGTTGCCGGTGTCGGTGTTTTAGGCGCTATATTGGCGTATTTTGTCTCGGAAGAATTTGACTGGCGGACGGCCTACTTTGTCGGTGGTGGAATGGGCTTACTGTTGCTGCTGTTGCGTATTGGCTCTTTTGAATCAGGACTATTTAAGGATCAGGATAAATCGGGTGTTGTGAAAGGGGATATCCGCATGCTTTTTACAAATAAAAGCCGGTTAAAACGGTATGTTAACTGTCTCTGCATTGGTCTTCCAATCTGGTTTGTTGTTGGTGTTTTGGTCACACAGGCTCCGGAAATCGGCAAGGCCTTAGGGGCTACGGGCACATTGAGTGCTGGTCAAGGGGTGATGTTTACCTATATCGGTATTTCTATCGGGGATGTACTGGCAGGAATATTCGCCCAGATTTTAAAATCTCGCAAAAAAGTGGTGTTTATATGTCAATTAATTATCATTGGAAGTTCACTATGGTATTTATTGAGTGATGGTATTACAGCGACAAAGTTTTTAAGCCTTGCCTTTATAATGGGCTTAGGGGTAGGGTATTGGGCTACTTTTGTGACTATCTCAGCGGAACAATTTGGTACAAATCTCAGAGCAACTGTTGCAACGACGGCCCCCAATTTTGTACGGGGCGCACTCATTCCGTCAACAATGCTCTATGGACTTCTCGTAAATGCATTTGGAATTGTGCCAGCAGCAATTACCATGGTTGTCGTTCTTTCGGGTATAGCAATTTATTCGTTGACCCAGTTAGAAGAAAGCTTTGATAAAGATTTAGATTACCTCGAGGAGTAGTCAATAAATAGCTATTTTTTTCGTCCCGGACATTTTTTACAGCGTTTGCCTTCTTTATATTTTTTACAACACTTTTTAAAGCAGGCACAAGAAAAGTCAGAAAAAGGGTTCATAGCCGTATTCCGAAACTGAAACAAGCCGGCCTTATTTTCTGACTCATCGATCTCCAACACAGATTCAATAACTTCGTTCATAATACAAAGTTACAATTTGTTTAAAACAATTCTAAATAATAGAATTGTTTTTACATTTTTTTGATAAGATTTTCAATTATTTTAGGGAAGTACTGATGTTCGAGTTGCTGCCCTTTAAATTTAATAATGTCTAAAGTATCGTTGGGATCCACTTTGAATCGTGCTTGGTATATAATTTCCCCCTCGTCAAAATGTTCATTTGCGAAGTGAATCGTAATGCCATGTTCCTCTTCCTTATTGGCCAAAACGGCTTTGTGGACATGGTCACCATACATACCTTTGCCACCATATTTTGGTAGGAGAGCAGGATGTATATTTATAATTTGATTAGGAAATGCTTTCAGAAGGTTATTTGGAACGAGCCAAAGAAAACCTGCCAAAACAATCAGATCAATATTTAAGTTTTTAAGAATATTGACAACGTTGTCGGTTTTGTAAAATTCATCACGATCAAATATATGTGCAGGTATTTCAAAATTGTCGGCTCGCTGAATAACGTAAGCATCAGGGTTATTGGATAAAATCAAGGCAACCTCAGCTTCATCTGAATACTTGAAATGTTCCATTATTTTTTGAGCATTGGATCCTGAACCTGAAGCAAAAATAGCAATTCGTTTTTTCACGATTAATAAGTATTAATAGATTTGATCGATTTAAAAATTAGCCCAAACTTACGGATTTTTTGTAAAAAAACTAAAATAATAGTTGACTGAAGCGCATTTTTAAGTATTATTGATTAAAATTAATTGAATAGTCACTGTTGGTTTAAATTTCTTTAACATGAGGTTCCTTTATTCCCTATTTTTTGTAAGTGTATTTTTCTTATTTCAACCTGTTTTTGCGCAGGCACCCAAAACGCTTCCATCGTTTACTTTTGATGAGGTCTATCAGGCTAACAAGTTTAATTCGGACAAGCTTCCAAAATCGGGCTATATTGTGCTGGATTTTTACGACCCGGGTTGTGGCCATTGCCAGAAAATGGGGGCTGGTATCGCACAGCACTTGTCCAAATTCAAGAATGTATCCTTCTATTTTATCTCCATGAATGACAAGCCTTATGTCGATGGATTTATTAATATGCATGCGAAGGCATTGAAAAGTGCCCCAAATGTCAAATTCTTGTTTGATGCTGGAACTCAATTTATTGAAAAATTTAAGCCAAGCAATTACCCTTCGCTCTATATCTATGATGCAAAAACCAAAGTATTGGTACAGCATTTGGACGGCGAAGACGATGTAAACAAGTTGTTAAAAGCTTTAGGCATTACAGGTTAAATGTTTAAAAATTAGCAATAAAAAAAAGAAGGTCCGATACTATCGGACCTTCTTTTTTTTATTGCTCTTGTTTATTGATGAACACAAATTTACCGTCGAATACATCCAGACGAATAATCGAATCGCGATTTACTTTTCCGGATAAAATTTCCTTCGAAAGTTCATTTAGAATTCGTTTTTGAATGACACGTTTTAAGGGTCTCGCTCCATAAATAGGATCGTAACCAAGTTGTGCCAACCAATCCATTGCTTCATCAGAAGCCGTAATGAATATATTTTGTTCGGCCAGCTGTTTCTGAACATGTGCAAATTGTAAACGAACAATATCTCCAATTTCATCTCGACTTAATGGCGTAAACATAATCACTTCATCGATACGGTTCAAAAATTCGGGACGAATCGATTGTTTTAAAAGATCGAATACCTCATTGCGTGTTTTGGCGATAATTTCATCCCGATTATCATCGGTCAGATGACTGAAATTCTCCTGTATAATGGTCGACCCCGTATTGGAGGTCATAATAATAATAGTGTTTTTGAAGTTTACCACACGACCTTTGTTGTCTGTAAGATGGCCATCATCCAATACCTGCAATAGGATATTGAATACATCGGGATGAGCTTTTTCAATTTCATCTAACAAAACAACAGAATAGGGTCTTCTTCGAACGGCTTCAGTCAATTGCCCGCCTTCATCATAGCCGACATATCCTGGAGGCGCTCCGATTAAACGAGACACTGCGTGTCGTTCTTGATATTCCGACATATCAATACGAACCATGGATTGTTCGTCGTCAAATAAGAACTCGGCGAGTGCTTTTGCAAGTTCGGTTTTTCCGACTCCGGTAGTCCCTAGAAATATGAACGATCCTATTG
Proteins encoded in this window:
- a CDS encoding TlpA family protein disulfide reductase; the protein is MRFLYSLFFVSVFFLFQPVFAQAPKTLPSFTFDEVYQANKFNSDKLPKSGYIVLDFYDPGCGHCQKMGAGIAQHLSKFKNVSFYFISMNDKPYVDGFINMHAKALKSAPNVKFLFDAGTQFIEKFKPSNYPSLYIYDAKTKVLVQHLDGEDDVNKLLKALGITG
- a CDS encoding transposase codes for the protein MNKIAFVAIASLAIAACGTQGNGATGVKALQDSTIKIHDEIMPQIAHFDRDAVKIDSILANLKNLKTTKSDLDTNLTRKELSTLKANLESATDHMMDWMKGYNPDSTDVKYFETELQKVSDMKKIFDSVSKESQDKLKNF
- a CDS encoding MFS transporter, producing MSTIKEKQSSRKVWLLVMIASLGYFVDIYDLIIFSIVRIQSFTDIGVPAEEMRVKGEFVLNMQMGGLLLGGILWGIIGDKFGRLKVLFGSILLYSVANIANGFVHDVLMYGIIRFIAGVGLAGELGAGITLVSESMHKSKRGYGTMLVAGVGVLGAILAYFVSEEFDWRTAYFVGGGMGLLLLLLRIGSFESGLFKDQDKSGVVKGDIRMLFTNKSRLKRYVNCLCIGLPIWFVVGVLVTQAPEIGKALGATGTLSAGQGVMFTYIGISIGDVLAGIFAQILKSRKKVVFICQLIIIGSSLWYLLSDGITATKFLSLAFIMGLGVGYWATFVTISAEQFGTNLRATVATTAPNFVRGALIPSTMLYGLLVNAFGIVPAAITMVVVLSGIAIYSLTQLEESFDKDLDYLEE
- a CDS encoding c-type cytochrome yields the protein MRILLTTGITIGVILSILIGCQQEVDIKTAQYAVNGQKVYRTHCQNCHGEKGEGLGNLYPPLTDTTFLQTHRQELACIIKHGTSGELEVAGKKFNNTMPASNLSAIDIAYVLTYINTKINKGKNLYPLEEVEKSLKNCK
- a CDS encoding SCO family protein; protein product: MRSITKFYCAAGLILGLFSCKNNSQTSLPIYGEREAVEKTVDGKQIVDTVYHTIPPFKLLNQDSTMISDKDFEGKVYIANFFFTHCPSICPTMNRNLLKIYQQYKDNEEVRFLSHSIDFKYDQPYVLKDYANKLGVTNNHWQFVSGTKAEIYGLANQYLVYTAEDKNAPGGYDHQGYLVLIDKDKRIRGAYDGTNDEQVKKLMNDLPLLLSGAKK
- the purN gene encoding phosphoribosylglycinamide formyltransferase — protein: MKKRIAIFASGSGSNAQKIMEHFKYSDEAEVALILSNNPDAYVIQRADNFEIPAHIFDRDEFYKTDNVVNILKNLNIDLIVLAGFLWLVPNNLLKAFPNQIINIHPALLPKYGGKGMYGDHVHKAVLANKEEEHGITIHFANEHFDEGEIIYQARFKVDPNDTLDIIKFKGQQLEHQYFPKIIENLIKKM
- a CDS encoding PaaI family thioesterase, which encodes MRYSPLALTWLLRIYPPFLFQGIWVKKISPGFQGAKVKIYKTPFNINTNKTLFGGTIFSAADPIFPILIDQYLQKIGFKKTVAWLKSSQITFKKPGKTSVEYSVQLSEEILEECAHIIRTKGKVVKDFTLEIKDKSGDLCATVRCETYIRDLNFTFPSRNRNIEP